A window of Cryptomeria japonica chromosome 3, Sugi_1.0, whole genome shotgun sequence contains these coding sequences:
- the LOC131050925 gene encoding ubiquitin carboxyl-terminal hydrolase 2 isoform X1 encodes MGKKAKKKIHKKPVQKPKKLQPSNAIAKTENTESIETIISEKACKHLDKGIDLEKLNNQLGKSPVLKCQGCLKCGIGGKKEKKGKAKHVKNKGGSKDLRHLPSGSIWVCLACGQLGCGGEEKGLSSNGHAWQHWLYAHHPYAVQCNANDILGCWCFLCKTTVQDNSVVDREESCQSLQLQALKLVQEKLLNQTMISDANGGPIWSGENATSDTENNQPQDLDGSSEDVFWSGRHIVRGMMNLGNTCFFNSVVQNLLALDVLCDHFLNSGEFLEGPMTSALRKLYFETSSEGLGQGDLTKSRKGTKVNGTINPNALFCAICDKALQFKGFQQQDSHELWRYLLDCLRTEELCIIKSKGTVSLDFRASKDNADENTDHLTSTPDIITLVDRVFDGQLCSTVCCCNCGHSSMVYEPFFDLQLQIPTKQTAEKVSLPRYRGSSSPKAKLKNNARTSKKGNSTGKRRSGICDAQADVPSQEISPSCAEDRNPYTGERAENVSAPQENIEWIEPVLQEDIGCNGSARQGDTGWNGFAPREDNIWNTSASQEDTVWMDYLRSGSESDDILNQDISQTSENVQQVENHCAGIVNLECGFIASDGSETEHPPLVVGDSDVLLLPYKEVDLISDQGLQAKEESLELAQEPEKALGNHFNVTVSCTDPEPFDGFGQLFEEEETVHTQKKGGSEDFLHNASGNDFLYTDSSIVATETIKDIMDTVVTPMSLDGCLIDFTRAELLTGENAWKCEKCYSKVVESSGKPEKREAKPNQGMKTKKRSTVGSAINVSDVSSICGTHVNVEEQKLVSQDKVRDAELKVLTITNSSGLSALKADNTELCSGTIRCSDIDESIRGNWQGMNEAKFDHTGVLSSLCLADSEQQPDQEVHQLERTFQGKENIPVNVSLSVSLNDSSGKRVLCSQTEDSCNENLSRTYGSESREGIDGITQAERSASTSFVPKGEGITANLEGHNVHIPKHRSAGKGHVLDKRKSKKTEFNPNTVKQEAIKRYLISKAPSVLVIQLKRFTQDLWGRLSKLSGHVTFQERLDIRPYLDPRCPDKDNCVYYLRGVVEHMGTMRSGHYVAYVRCCEDENYQDAGRDGQPEKSLWYYASDSHVRRISFSEVLQSEAYLLFYEKHTLC; translated from the coding sequence ATGGGGAAGAAAGCGAAGAAGAAAATTCACAAAAAACCTGTGCAAAAGCCCAAAAAGTTACAGCCTTCTAATGCCATTGCTAAGACTGAGAACACCGAAAGCATCGAAACAATTATATCAGAAAAGGCCTGCAAACACTTGGATAAGGGTATTGATTTGGAAAAACTAAACAACCAGTTAGGGAAATCACCAGTCCTGAAATGCCAGGGGTGCTTGAAGTGTGGTATTGGtgggaagaaggagaagaaagGGAAGGCTAAACATGTGAAAAATAAAGGAGGATCTAAGGATTTGAGGCATTTGCCCTCAGGAAGCATTTGGGTTTGTTTAGCCTGTGGTCAGTTGGGATGTGGGGGTGAAGAAAAGGGCCTTAGTTCAAATGGGCATGCTTGGCAGCACTGGCTCTATGCACACCACCCTTATGCTGTACAATGCAATGCTAATGACATCCTTGGGTGTTGGTGTTTCCTCTGCAAAACCACCGTGCAAGATAATTCTGTTGTGGACAGGGAAGAGAGCTGTCAGAGCTTGCAGCTGCAAGCCCTTAAGTTGGTTCAGGAGAAACTGCTCAATCAAACTATGATCAGTGATGCCAATGGTGGTCCCATCTGGTCTGGGGAGAATGCGACAAGTGATACTGAAAATAATCAACCTCaggatctggatggaagtagtgagGATGTTTTCTGGAGTGGTAGGCACATTGTTAGAGGTATGATGAATCTTGGTAATACTTGTTTCTTCAATTCGGTTGTGCAGAATTTGCTTGCATTGGATGTGCTTTGTGATCATTTCCTGAATTCTGGTGAATTTCTTGAAGGACCCATGACTTCAGCTCTAAGGAAGCTTTATTTTGAAACAAGTTCAGAGGGGCTGGGGCAAGGAGATCTCACTAAGTCTAGAAAGGGAACGAAAGTGAATGGGACCATCAACCCCAACGCACTTTTCTGTGCCATCTGTGACAAGGCATTGCAATTCAAGGGATTTCAGCAGCAAGATAGCCATGAGTTGTGGAGATATTTACTTGATTGCTTACGTACAGAAGAATTATGTATAATAAAGTCAAAAGGAACTGTATCTTTGGATTTCAGAGCATCTAAGGACAATGCAGATGAAAACACGGACCATTTGACTAGTACACCAGATATAATAACATTAGTGGATCGAGTATTTGATGGTCAATTGTGTAGCACAGTTTGCTGCTGCAATTGTGGTCATTCTTCAATGGTTTATGAACCATTTTTTGATTTGCAACTGCAAATTCCAACTAAACAAACAGCTGAAAAGGTCTCATTGCCCCGTTACAGAGGCTCATCATCTCCCAAAGCAAAGTTGAAGAATAATGCCAGAACCAGTAAGAAAGGAAATTCCACGGGGAAACGAAGATCAGGCATTTGTGATGCTCAAGCAGATGTGCCTTCTCAGGAAATCTCACCATCCTGTGCTGAAGACAGAAATCCATATACAGGAGAAAGAGCTGAGAATGTGTCTGCTccacaagaaaatattgaatggattgAACCTGTTCTACAAGAAGATATTGGATGTAATGGATCTGCTAGGCAAGGAGATACTGGATGGAATGGATTTGCTCCACGAGAAGATAACATATGGAATACATCTGCATCACAAGAAGATACCGTATGGATGGATTATCTTAGATCTGGATCTGAGTCTGATGATATTTTAAATCAAGATATCTCTCAGACATCAGAAAATGTGCAGCAAGTTGAGAACCATTGTGCAGGAATTGTAAATCTTGAATGTGGTTTTATTGCATCTGATGGCTCTGAAACAGAGCATCCTCCCCTTGTTGTTGGGGACTCAGATGTTTTGTTACTTCCTTACAAAGAAGTAGATCTGATATCTGATCAAGGGCTTCAGGCAAAAGAAGAGTCTTTGGAGTTGGCTCAGGAGCCTGAGAAAGCGTTAGGCAATCATTTCAATGTTACTGTCTCATGTACAGATCCGGAGCCTTTTGATGGTTTTGGACAACTGTTTGAGGAGGAAGAAACAGTGCATACTCAGAAAAAAGGAGGGTCTGAGGACTTTTTGCACAATGCAAGTGGCAATGATTTTTTGTATACGGACAGCTCTATTGTAGCTACTGAAACAATCAAAGACATTATGGACACCGTGGTTACACCAATGTCTCTTGATGGTTGCTTGATAGATTTCACAAGGGCAGAGTTACTAACTGGAGAAAATGCATGGAAGTGTGAAAAGTGCTATTCTAAGGTTGTAGAGAGTTCTGGAAAGCCTGAAAAGAGAGAAGCAAAACCAAATCAAGGAATGAAAACTAAGAAAAGGTCGACTGTAGGATCAGCGATCAATGTTTCAGATGTATCTTCAATCTGTGGGACACATGTAAATGTGGAGGAGCAGAAATTAGTCTCACAAGACAAAGTAAGAGATGCAGAGCTTAAAGTTCTCACCATCACAAATAGTTCTGGACTCTCTGCCCTGAAAGCAGATAACACTGAGTTATGTAGTGGTACAATAAGATGCAGTGACATCGATGAAAGCATAAGGGGCAACTGGCAGGGCATGAATGAAGCAAAATTTGACCATACTGGCGTTTTGTCCAGTTTATGTCTTGCAGACAGTGAACAACAACCTGATCAGGAAGTACACCAATTGGAAAGAACATTTCAAGGGAAAGAAAATATCCCTGTGAATGTCTCTCTCAGTGTTAGTTTAAATGATTCTTCTGGTAAAAGAGTTTTATGTAGTCAAACAGAGGATTCTTGTAACGAGAATTTATCAAGAACTTATGGGTCTGAGTCTAGGGAAGGAATTGATGGGATCACTCAAGCTGAGAGATCTGCTTCCACAAGCTTCGTTCCAAAAGGTGAAGGAATTACTGCAAATTTAGAAGGACATAATGTACATATCCCAAAACATAGGTCAGCTGGGAAGGGACATGTACTAgataaaagaaaatcaaagaaaacagAATTCAATCCTAATACTGTGAAACAAGAAGCAATCAAAAGATATCTCATCAGCAAGGCACCATCTGTTCTAGTCATACAACTAAAGAGGTTTACACAAGATCTATGGGGCCGTTTAAGTAAACTGAGTGGCCATGTTACGTTTCAAGAGAGGCTTGATATCAGACCATATTTGGACCCTAG